Genomic segment of Sulfitobacter faviae:
CGGCGCTGACATCCACGGCGATTCCGTCATCGGACTGACGGATGTCGCCCGTGGCCGAAAGCGGACCGTTCACACCGGGCGCGAGGGGGCTGACGTCGGGCACTGAGAGGTCAAAGCTGAGCGCCATATTCGGGCCGGTGACCAGCCCTTCAACCACGGCGCTGCTGCCGTAGGGGCCACGCGCGGCGACATCCACGGCAATGCCGCTCTCCTGCTGGCGCACCGTGCCTTGGGCCGCCAGCGGCCCGTTCGCCCCGGGGGCCAGCGGGCTGACATCCGGCAAGGTCAGGTCAAAGCGCAGCGCCATGTCAGGCCCCGTCGCCAAGCCTTCGACCGCGACGCGGCTGTCGTAGGGGCCATTGGCAATGGTATCGACGACAAACCCCTGTTCGGTCTGCTCAAGCGTGCCCCTGGCCGCGACCCCGCCGTTGATCTGCGGGACGAGGGGTTGGATATCGGGTAGTGACAGGTCAAAGGCCACATCGACGCGCGGTGTGACCAGCCCTTCGACCGAGGCCTGCGCCTCCAACGGGCCGCTGGCTTCGGTGTCGATCTCCCACCCCTGCGGCGTCTGGCGCAATGCGCCTTTGGCGGTGACCGGGCCGGTGATATCCGCCTCGGGCAGGAAATCTTCGATCCGGGGGATATCGGCGGTGAAGTCGATCTGCGCGTCCTCGCCCGTGGCCAAGCCCGAGACGGTCAGCGCCGCGTCATAGGGGCCATCGGTGACCGCGTCGACAACCCATCCGCGCGGCTCTTGCACCGCTGTCGCTTTGACCGCGATGGGGCCTTCGTATTGCGGCAGCACCAGCCCAACATCGGCGAGCGTGAAGTCCAAGGCCGCGCGGCTGTCTTCGCTGCGCAGCTCGACATCGCCGGTCAGGTCCAGCGCATCGTTCTTCAACTCAAGATCGCGCAGGAAAGTCCCCGTCTCGTTGCGTTTCGCCACCATGCTAAGGCTGGTCCGCCCCGCGAGAACCGCATCGGCCTGTTCGATCCCGATCTCAAGGTCATCGGTGCCCCCGGCAATGGCCAGATCGAACATGCCGCCCAAAGGCGTGACCGTGCCGTTCAGCGCCAGCGCCGTGGCACCCGCGATATCGCGACCCGCCAGCGCGGAAAAGCGACTGATATCTTGGGCTTCGAGCGTCATCTTCAACTGGGTGAGCAGCCCGGTGTCGACCCCGTCGATCGCGGCTTCGCCGGTCAGGCCATAGTCTTCGCCCGATAGGGTCAGCCCGTTGATCTCAATCGGTTCACCTTCGACAAAGCGGATCTCGGCGCTGCCGGTGATCGCATCGCCGATGGCCTCGGCACTTGCCGGATCAGTCAGCGTCAGCCCCTCGGTGGCAAAGGTCACGTCGCCGAGGAATTGCCCCAGACTGCCAAGGTTGCCTTCGAGAATACCGTCGAGCGCCAGTTGCGTCTGCGCGATTTGCAGCGCGCCCGTGTCCAGCCCGGTGATGTCGAAGGCGCTGTCGAAACGGTCGCCATCAGCGGCATCGTAATCCACCCGCAGGGTCACGGCCTCGACCCGCGTGCCCTCACCCGAGATCGGCAGAAGGGTCGAGGTGCCATCGGGGTTTGCGATCCGGCCTGAGATGTCGATCAGCGTCGGCCATTTCTCTTGGTTCAAGGTGACCTGCCCCTGCAGATCGACGGAGTTCGCGGCAAGGGCAAAGCTGCTGACCTCAACCGCACCGTTGCTTTCCAGAAGTGCATCCAGCGCCAGCCGCACGTCCTCGCCGAAGAAGTCGCGGTAGCGCGGGGCGAGCAGCGCAGTGATGTCGCCGCCGATATCGGCTTGAATGCGGCGGTCCGGTGTATCGCTGGCACGGCGCGGGGCCTGCGTGCCAAGGGTCACCTGCCCCGCCAAACGCTCTTGCCCATCGGTGGCGATGGTCACATCGGTCGCGAAATCATCCAGCGGCCCTGCCCCTTCGACGGTCATCTGCACCGAAGGCTGCCCCGGCAGGTTCAGCAATTTCGAGGCGATGCCTTCGGGGTCTTCGGTCAGGTTCAACAAGAGGTCCAGCACGTTTTCGGTGCGGTCAAAATCGGCCTGAATGTCGAACTCGCCCCGTTTGCCATCGGTGCGGCGGGCCTGAAAGTCGACGATGCCGACCGTATCGGTCAGCCGCGCATTGGCGCTTACCGAAAGCTGCGCCGCCTCGCCCAAGATCGGCTCGCCCAGGTTGATCTCATCCACCGAGAAATCCGCGATTTCGATGGAGACAGGCAGATCGGGCAAGGCAAAGGGTTTGGCCTCGGCATCGGGCAGATCGACTTCGTTGCTGACCGGCAGGCGCTCGACATCGAGCCGTCCGGCGGTGAGTTGCTCCACCTCCAACCGTCCGCGCAGCAGGGCCGAACGGTTCCAATCCAGCACCACGTCATCAAGCGTCAGCCAAATGCCATCGTCATCCGCAATCGTCATCCGGTCAAAGGAGGCCTCCGAACTCAGCGCCCCTGCGAATCCGTCGATGCTGACGGTTCGGCCCGCGCCGCTCAACGCGTCTTGAATGGTCCGGGTGAGAAAGCCCTTGTCGTCATCCTGTGCGGCAGCCGGTGTGAGGCATGCCAGATAGACAAGGCTGGCGGTGAGGATCTGCAAAAACTGTCGCATTAAAACGCCTGTCCAATCCCGATATAGACTTGGAAATCTTCATCCACTTCCGGCCCCGATGTGGGCACGGCCACGTCCAGCCGGATCGGCCCGATGCCCGTGGCATAGCGCAGCCCCAGACCTGCGCCCGAGTGCCAAGTGCCTGATCCGTCGTAGAATTCTTCCGACCCGATATAGCCCGCATCGGCAAAGCCCACGACGCCGATCTTCTCGGTCAGGGCCACGCGCGCCTCTGCCGATAGCCCGACAAAGCTGCGCCCGCCCACGGTGTCGCCGCTCGGCAGCTCAACCCCAAGCGTTTGATAGGGTTGCCCGCGCACGCTGCCGCCCCCGCCGGAGTAAAAGAGGTAATCCGCAGGCGCTTCCGACAGGTCCGGCCCCGCGACTGAACCAAGCTGCCCCCGAAAGGCCAGCGTCACCGGGCGCTCCGTCCCGAAGCTGCGGTAGTAGCGCGCATCAAGATAGCTGCGCAGCCCGCTTTCAGACCCCGACAGAGCGACAAAGGGCGTGAGGCTGGCGTCGATGTAATAGCCATCGGTCGCGTCCAACTCATTGTCGCGGTAGTCGAACTCGGCCCCAGCGGCAGGGTCAGAAGGGTGTATTGGTTGGTGCCGAAGGCATCCTCGGTCTCAGCCACACGCAGGCCGAGGCCCGCGGAATAGGTGCGGTTCTGGTTGGCAATCCGCTCGATCCCCGCCTCCAGATCCAACTGGCGGGAAAAGTAATTCACCTCGTCCAGCTGTTCCAACGTGGCCAGCGCGTAGAAATCGGTGTCTTCGTTAAAGGTCGCCGGACGTTCGAACCGGGCAGAGAGCGTATAGTCTTCGCCCCCCGAATTGCCGCCGATCCCTTCGATCTCAGCCGAGAGGCGCAGACGTTCGGCCCCGCCCAGCAGATTGCGGTGCAGCCAGAAAGTGCTCAGCGTCAGCCCTTCGAGCGAGGACAGTTCCGCACCAAAGCCAAAGCGCCGCTTGGGCGCTTCGGTCACCTGCGCGGTGATGGGCAGCGTGTCGTTAGGACCAATGCGATCCGCTTCGATGAGCGCCACGGCGTCGAACGCGCCGGTGCGGCGCAGCCGTTCGGTGGCCAGTTCCAACTCTTCGGGCGAGAAGACCTCCCCATGTGGCAGCCCTGCGATTTCGATCAGCCGCGCGGTGCGCACGTCTTCGTTGCCGGTCACAGTCAGCGCGCCAAAGCGCAGCTTTGGCCCCGGGGCCAGCCGCAGGGCGGCGTCGATCTGGCGCTCACGGTGTTTGGCCACAAGGTCTTGATCTGCCAATGCCGCTTTCGCGTGGCCCACGTCACGCCAACCGCTGACCCCGGCCGAGACGGTTTCCTTCAGCACGCCAAGGCTCGCGGTCTCCCCCGCGGCAAATCCGTCCGGCAACTCGGTGCCCGGTGCTACGGGCGCGATGCGGGTCGCGCCAAAGCGGAACTTCGGCCCCGGGTCTACCGTGATCACGGCCCGGTCGATGCGGCGCGGCGGTTGCACAGGGGGAATCGCGGCGGCATCGACGCCATCCAAGGTGATCTTGAGCGTCGGCCCGAAATACCCGTTGTCGTAAAGCAGCGCCAAAAGCCGCCCATAATCGGCCTGCGCCGCGGCAACCAATTCCTGCGGCGTGGCAGGCTCGGCATCCTCATCGGTTTGCTCGGCCAGCAAGGACCCATCGCGCAGGGTGGCATAGAGGTCCGAATCCGCCGCGATGCCGGTGATGGCCAGTTCCGCGGCCTGTGCCGCAGCCCCCCGCCAAGAAGTAGTCCAAGAGCGAGACAAAGCGCCGCCCCTTGAGTCTGCCCTTGTTGCGCCACGCGCTACCCTCCTTGCGTTCGTCACCCCGGTTTTCGCGCCGGTTCTCCTTTGCCCGCCCAAACGGGCCTTATTCTTAGCAACCGTTAAACGGCATTGCCGACTTGGCTGCAAACACTCTGCCGGGGGAATCGCGCGATGAGAACGGCCTGCCCCGCCCCGTGCAGGTGTCACGCGCGGAATCGGCAAGATACCGCGCAGCAAGAGTGTAGGCTGACCACGGCCCGAGACGAGGGCAAAAACGTTTTTTCTTTCAGGGGGTCCGACCATTGCTCTGCATTGCAAAGCATGGTGGTGCGGTCGGAGAGACTCGAACTCTCACGGGTGTTACCCCACAGCGACCTCAACGCTGCGCGTCTACCATTCCGCCACGACCGCACGCCATGGTTGGTGGGCGGGGTTTAGCCAAAGACCAAGGGCTTGTGAAGAGGCAATCAGCAAATTTTTTCAATGCGTTTCAGAAAGCGGGTTCAGCCCCCGATTTTCCGCAGCCGCAACCCCGATCACAATCCCCTTACCGCCCTGCAATCTGACGGCTCAGCCGTTGAAAGCGCGCGTTCGGCGGGCCATCTGTGACGCAAGCAAGAAGGAACACGCCATGCCCGCAGATACCGCCACCCCCACAGATACCCCCACCGTACAGATCGACATCGTATCGGATGTGATGTGCCCTTGGTGTATCGTGGGCTACAAGCAACTTGAGCAAGCGCTCGGCGCGGTTGGCGTCGGCGCTTTCTTGCGTTGGCACCCCTTTGAATTGAACCCGCAGATGCCAGCCGAAGGCCAGAACATGGCCGAACATCTGGCCGAGAAATACGGCTCCACCCCTACCCAATCGGTCGAGAATCGCAAACGGCTGACGCAGATGGGCCAAGATTTGGGCTTTACCTTCAATTTTTCCGACGACACGCGGATGCAAAACACCTTTGCCGCGCATCAACTGCTGACATGGGCGCAGGTCCAAGGGCTGCAACACCCGCTGAAGATGGCCCTGTTCGACGCGCATTTCACCCAAGGGCGCAATGTGAACGATACCGAT
This window contains:
- a CDS encoding autotransporter assembly complex protein TamA, which encodes MDASLTPFVALSGSESGLRSYLDARYYRSFGTERPVTLAFRGQLGSVAGPDLSEAPADYLFYSGGGGSVRGQPYQTLGVELPSGDTVGGRSFVGLSAEARVALTEKIGVVGFADAGYIGSEEFYDGSGTWHSGAGLGLRYATGIGPIRLDVAVPTSGPEVDEDFQVYIGIGQAF
- a CDS encoding translocation/assembly module TamB domain-containing protein → MRQFLQILTASLVYLACLTPAAAQDDDKGFLTRTIQDALSGAGRTVSIDGFAGALSSEASFDRMTIADDDGIWLTLDDVVLDWNRSALLRGRLEVEQLTAGRLDVERLPVSNEVDLPDAEAKPFALPDLPVSIEIADFSVDEINLGEPILGEAAQLSVSANARLTDTVGIVDFQARRTDGKRGEFDIQADFDRTENVLDLLLNLTEDPEGIASKLLNLPGQPSVQMTVEGAGPLDDFATDVTIATDGQERLAGQVTLGTQAPRRASDTPDRRIQADIGGDITALLAPRYRDFFGEDVRLALDALLESNGAVEVSSFALAANSVDLQGQVTLNQEKWPTLIDISGRIANPDGTSTLLPISGEGTRVEAVTLRVDYDAADGDRFDSAFDITGLDTGALQIAQTQLALDGILEGNLGSLGQFLGDVTFATEGLTLTDPASAEAIGDAITGSAEIRFVEGEPIEINGLTLSGEDYGLTGEAAIDGVDTGLLTQLKMTLEAQDISRFSALAGRDIAGATALALNGTVTPLGGMFDLAIAGGTDDLEIGIEQADAVLAGRTSLSMVAKRNETGTFLRDLELKNDALDLTGDVELRSEDSRAALDFTLADVGLVLPQYEGPIAVKATAVQEPRGWVVDAVTDGPYDAALTVSGLATGEDAQIDFTADIPRIEDFLPEADITGPVTAKGALRQTPQGWEIDTEASGPLEAQASVEGLVTPRVDVAFDLSLPDIQPLVPQINGGVAARGTLEQTEQGFVVDTIANGPYDSRVAVEGLATGPDMALRFDLTLPDVSPLAPGANGPLAAQGTVRQQESGIAVDVAARGPYGSSAVVEGLVTGPNMALSFDLSVPDVSPLAPGVNGPLSATGDIRQSDDGIAVDVSADGPYGSSAMVEGLVTGEVSLRFDVSVPNVNPLVPSVSGSFAANGVARQTENGVLLDASASGPYGARATVEGLVTGPNAAVDFQLNMPDIGALVEQVNGPLSVAGSARREGEAWRIDTNANGPAGTQATVAGLVNPDGTLNLDIAGNAPLGLSRPFLAPRNLQGQARFDLQINGPAALSSVSGQITTSGATFTAPNLRVALRGIDADVQLGGNRAQLNVTGQAVDGGALRVAGAITLTPALPADINVTLRNLVYADPSLYSTTLNGDLRLAGPLSGGAQITGVINAGETNIQVPATGLTSIGDIPQITHVNAPADVLATRRKAGLEGAEAGDDPAAEASGRGFGLDLQLNAPNRIYVRGRGLDAELGGALNLSGTTNRIISAGRFELIRGRLDILGKRFLLDEGSVQFQGDFIPYIRFVTSTDTEAGEVRVIVSGPANEPEVTFESTPAAPQDEVLSQLLFGRNISEISAFQALQLASAVATLAGRGGDGVIGNLREGFGLDDLDVTTTEDGETALRLGKYLTDNIYTDVTAASDGTGEVSLNLDITESLTAKGTLGSDGDSSIGIFFERDY
- a CDS encoding DsbA family oxidoreductase; its protein translation is MPADTATPTDTPTVQIDIVSDVMCPWCIVGYKQLEQALGAVGVGAFLRWHPFELNPQMPAEGQNMAEHLAEKYGSTPTQSVENRKRLTQMGQDLGFTFNFSDDTRMQNTFAAHQLLTWAQVQGLQHPLKMALFDAHFTQGRNVNDTDVLADVAASVGLDRDEALEVLRSRSFAEQTREAQQFWTSRGISGVPSMIFEGKYLITGAQGAENYAQLLRKVLEERDAAA
- a CDS encoding autotransporter assembly complex protein TamA encodes the protein MSRSWTTSWRGAAAQAAELAITGIAADSDLYATLRDGSLLAEQTDEDAEPATPQELVAAAQADYGRLLALLYDNGYFGPTLKITLDGVDAAAIPPVQPPRRIDRAVITVDPGPKFRFGATRIAPVAPGTELPDGFAAGETASLGVLKETVSAGVSGWRDVGHAKAALADQDLVAKHRERQIDAALRLAPGPKLRFGALTVTGNEDVRTARLIEIAGLPHGEVFSPEELELATERLRRTGAFDAVALIEADRIGPNDTLPITAQVTEAPKRRFGFGAELSSLEGLTLSTFWLHRNLLGGAERLRLSAEIEGIGGNSGGEDYTLSARFERPATFNEDTDFYALATLEQLDEVNYFSRQLDLEAGIERIANQNRTYSAGLGLRVAETEDAFGTNQYTLLTLPLGPSSTTATMSWTRPMAITSTPASRPLSLCRGLKAGCAAILMRATTAASGRSAR